A region from the Solibacillus sp. FSL H8-0523 genome encodes:
- a CDS encoding multidrug ABC transporter ATPase, with product MTKREDIVNGNMTNSMEEVRLLGKQMENMRDEQQLEETNRIADPQQFDDEEESEEKTEEE from the coding sequence ATGACGAAACGAGAAGATATCGTAAACGGAAACATGACCAACTCAATGGAGGAGGTACGTTTACTCGGAAAGCAAATGGAAAATATGCGCGATGAGCAGCAACTAGAAGAAACAAATCGTATTGCCGACCCACAGCAGTTTGATGACGAAGAAGAAAGTGAAGAAAAAACTGAAGAAGAATAA